The genomic region aggaaagccctcctgGAGCTCAGACAGTTGAATAATTGGCTCAGAGACCTTGGTTGGGAGGTGTCAGAGGCAAACCTCCAGCTCAGGTGCAATTGACTCTGCCATACCTGAAACAacctcctcccagctctgccGGCTTTGAGTCGGGTCAAGTCAATTCTCCAATGTTTATGTCACCCAGACCAGGTCAGAGTTGTTATGTAATGACCCCTGGAAGTGTCTAATTGTCTTTTCCTATCTTAGGACTGCGTAGAATTGAGTGACAGAGGGGAGCCACACTCTGTTTACACCTTCAGGGGAAAAGTTATTCCCATGGTGTGGTGAGGAGGAGCTTAGGGAGTGTCTGGATGTTGGTTAACTTCTCTGGGGAGTCAGGTTCACAGGTCAGGTTCACAGGTCAGGTCCTCGGCTCTGCCCCACAGTGACATTGCAGTCTTTGATGTTTCTGAACACACCAAGTGGTGTCCAGTCATTGGAATGTAAGCACCACtaagaaatgttttttctttcttgtttgcagatatttttgtcctttaaatCCATAGTAGGAGCTCACACCTCATTAATTAATTACAGAGTGTTTTCACTGACTGTTTAAACATTCTTACCCCGGAGAGTCACCTGGCTTGATTCCTCACTGCGTTTAGATCTAATCTCAAAAATCAACTCCACCGAGCGTGACCATGTCACCTAAGGCTGGTTACTGTCCGTTGAtttcacccctttctcctccttgactTTTCCTCTCTGTCATTGTATGTTTGTGAGTTTTGGCTGCTTTCCCCACTGGGAGCTCCGTGGAGGCAGAGTGTTCATCGCTGGTGCACTACTGTCTCTCCAGTCCCTAGGACAGAGGCTGCAAGAGTCTGTGCTCAATGGTGTTCTGGGTGAACTAGTGAATGaacgaatgagtgaatgaacacatGCATAATCCATGGAAAGAGCTTAGCATAGAGTCTGGGCCATAGGGAGTGAGAGAGAACTACTCGTGTTGATGCTGTTAAAGATGATACCCAAACGCACTCTGAGGCTGTAACACTCTGGGTGGACCACTGACAATGTTCCGTGTAGGTTCCGGCAGGCTGGTGAGTGTGGGAGGCCCTCTTCCACCCCATTTGCCATTCCTTCCTGACACCAACTCTAAAAAGACCCCAAAGAACAGTATTTCTGCCAACTTCCGCTCCTTACTTTTTGTTCGTTGTGGAATTGTGACATGACTTTGGGCCTACATCCTTCTCTCTCCCTAGCTCTTGAATTCAAACCCTTTCAGATCTTTCAGACTAGCATGTAAATGACTAATGACATCATCCCTGCATTTCACTACCATCTACCCACGTGGCCTCgcccatcttttaggatttttctcatctctttgcTTTCATGTATCTGTCAACTGCCCATTGTACCTCCATTCTGCCCATTTCCTGCCTAAAGATACTCTCCAAGTTCTAACTCCAGTATCTCCTCTCCTGTTAAGCTCAGCCTGAGATCTTCCAGAAGTTTCTGCCTCTTCTCTTTGGAGTTCCACCCTGAGTTTCCCTCTTGCACTTAAATCTTCCTCTCAGGGCACTGCACTTAGCCAGGCCCAACTCTGCAAGCTCAGGAGTCCTGTATATGGCAAGTGGTAACGGGAGCCCTAGCTTGAAGCTGTGGAGGATGTTGCTCCAGCTCATGGATGATTTGCTGATGGTTTTGAATTCTGCCTCCCCTCTTTCCATCTGTGAGCCCCTGAAAGGTGTCTTCATCACATGATGCTTCAGGTGACCCACTTGAAATTAGTTCAGTAAGCATCAAATACCACAGATCAAAGCCTGAAATTGTAAAGATAGGGATTCAGGAATGGATCACCTTATGGGATGACCTGGGATGGCTGATGAACAGGATATTTTTTCCACTGATATATGAGGACCTGTTTCCAAGTTCATTGGAACTAGGCAGAGAGAAATCAGACAATGGTTGAACGTATTTCTGAAAAAGGCACAgggctttattttcttaattgggCAGAAAGTGCACTGCACGGAAGTCACCACTCTGACTCACTCAGTTCAAAGACTGGCCCTTACTGCTCATAGAAACAAAGCTTTGTGGGCCATGGAAAAATACAGAGGACAATAGCCTCTTAAAATCACATATAAGGAAATGAATACAAAACAAATTCCAAACACAGAGATAAAAATTGCAAAATCTGTTTAAATAGTCCATTGCACACCCATAGCACAAATGTTCATCTGACAGGGAGTTAGGAGATCTTTACAGCATATGAAAAGGTTTTGACGTGACACCTCCTAAAGGACTCTGTTCTCTTTTGACCTTGTTAGCATGAACTGCCCTGTACCATGGAGAGGAAGAATTTGCACAAAGAGCCCCAGGTCTCCCCACAGTACTCCAGGGCTGCCTTCCTTTGGTTTTCCAAGTCTTCCTCCAGACACTGAGGGTCTTTGGTGGTCATGGGCTGGGTCTTTTCTGGGCTGGGGGAGGTAATCACTTCAACCTTGTCCATGGGAGAGAGCTCCATTAACTCCTGGCTGGGTTTCTTGATCCTAATCAGAGTAGAGTTCACCAGCTTGAGATTCGATTCTGGAAACTTCTTTCTGCACACCCTGGTCTTCAGGACACTCTTGGCATCACCACAGATGACCTTCTGAGAACGCAGGTTCCGGCCAATTTGTTTCCAATAGGCGTTGTTTTTGTGCAACTCTAGGCATGAGGTTGGATTGCCagtgaagaaacaggaaaacgtGTTGTCCTGTTGGGTGCATTCGACCTTCAGGGCGATGCCGTCCTCCTGCTCGGTCACCGTCCATCTGCAGTCAGCGTGGTCTGGGGTGACGAATTTGCCTTTGATCGGGCGCTTGGTTGGCTGGCTCCTCGGCTCCTTCCCAGGCTTGCCCAGAGCATGCGCTTCATCTGCATTGGCTTTGCTGCCGTgtctattccttccttcctttttggcCTCCGCCAAGAGCATCGGAACAgccagaaggaggagggagagcagGGTGAGGCTGTGGGTCCTCATGCCTTCAGCTTGGTGTGAACCTGTTTGACAAAAGTCTGGTGAGTCagcgctgggctggaggaggaccCTCCCCCTCACCTGGCATAGGTCTGCCTGCTTCAGGGTGAGATCCAAGAACAACCTATTTCCTGGAATCAGTAGACAAGCAGCTGCTCTATTCGCATTTCTGCTTGAGCCTTGAATGCCAGAAACTTCCTACTCTTCACTCACTCTTCCATACCCTCTGAACCCCATTAGTCCTCACTCCCTTATCCCCTCACTCAGTTACTCCAGATCCATTCAACATTCAATACGCTTTCATGGCTCACCGACCACTAGCCATGCCCTAGACTAGATGTTGAATTTATCAAGGTGAATAAGAAAGTCTCACGTCTTAAAAACTTGGAGGCAACTCTTTGGGGGAATCTGAATAGCATTGACCTGGTGTGTGTCCCAACCATGTCCCCCAAcctgatcttgggcaagtcactctcCCCCTCTGGGTCTCAGCTCCTTTATCTGAAAATCAAGATGTTGGGTGAGATGATTGTTGACTCTGTTTCAGCTCCGGTGGGCTGAGCTTCTATCTCACCGTTCCACATGGACTCAGATGATCACACAGCGAGAAAGGACATAGAAAGTGACAAGGTGATGTCTGACCCAAGGTTAAATATGCATGAGGTCTGGACGCTCTGAGATGAGTGGGTTGGTGAGCAGGGGCATTTGGGCTTCAGTAAGAACCCGGGGAATGGCATGAAGAATGGGAGATCACACAGTTTGACTGGGCAGAGTGAGCCAGGAGAACAGAGGTGAGTTTCCATCAGAGCACTTAGATTGCTTTGACACTGTCCTTACCATAGAGAAAGTCCCCAGtcgatgcttttaaaaataaatcattaaagaCATAGGATGATTTAAACCGTTATACTGAACTGAATAGATTTTATCAAGTGGGCAACAAAAACCACCCCTCAAAGAGAAGAATGAGCATTTCTATTTGACACCAACTACGTGCTAAGCACATGACCTGTGTTTCACTTTCACCTTGTTAATTCACACAAGAGCCCTGCCTGGCAGGTCATAATGCATCACCACCAGGTAACAGGCGTGACAGATAAGGTTCAGAGCGGCAAATAAATTGCTCAATATCCCGTAGTGAGCAAGTGACACAGTTGGGACAGGCAGCCAGAACCTCTCCTGGTCCTTTATACAACCACGCCCTTCCCTGAATCCCTCTTGCTTTCACCTTACTCTgcctttcagaaagaaaaaagcgaTTAGGAACAACTCACTTCGTCTGGCTTAGTTCTTGATGATAAGTTCATTCATATCACCGCTGctccatttgaaaaaaatacagactTTTGTTTAAGAAGAGGTTGATTTGGGGAATGGTCTTGATCTCATTATCTACCCTGGGCATATGGCTTCTCGTTAGGACTGATAAAGGGACAGAGGGAAATTGTCAGTtcctcggtcatgtctgactctttgtgaccccatggtctgaagcccgccaggctcccctgttcatggaattctccaggcatgaatactggagtgggtagcccttcccttctccaggggatcttcctgacctggagatcAGACCCTGAtctctcttacattgcaggcagattctttaccatctgagcctccaaggaagcccTTCCTGATAACGGGAAGACAGTCACAAAATGTGGGCTCCCAAAACGAAGTTGGGCTGGGAGCTAGGTATGTCAGATAAAGACCTGCTCATTCCTCACGGCAGTGGGACTCAGCCCCTACTTGTCCCTGAGGAGATCCAGGTTCCAGGAACCTGAGGTC from Cervus canadensis isolate Bull #8, Minnesota chromosome 26, ASM1932006v1, whole genome shotgun sequence harbors:
- the FGFBP1 gene encoding fibroblast growth factor-binding protein 1, which translates into the protein MRTHSLTLLSLLLLAVPMLLAEAKKEGRNRHGSKANADEAHALGKPGKEPRSQPTKRPIKGKFVTPDHADCRWTVTEQEDGIALKVECTQQDNTFSCFFTGNPTSCLELHKNNAYWKQIGRNLRSQKVICGDAKSVLKTRVCRKKFPESNLKLVNSTLIRIKKPSQELMELSPMDKVEVITSPSPEKTQPMTTKDPQCLEEDLENQRKAALEYCGETWGSLCKFFLSMVQGSSC